From Alligator mississippiensis isolate rAllMis1 chromosome 9, rAllMis1, whole genome shotgun sequence, one genomic window encodes:
- the LOC132252468 gene encoding protocadherin beta-16-like codes for MADTGSRTKRSRQAASLLLLLCVGAIGSETVRYSVPEEMESGSFVANVAKDVGLEPRSLSARRARLVSDAASRHFQLNGKTGDLLIKEKLDREELCGQTEPCLVRFELVLENPLQSYRAEVRVTDINDHSPIFKREELVFRISETAFAGSRFPLERAQDLDVGNNSLQSYSLSSSGHFHIHMEEQSDGTRHAELVLDQALDREQQPELSLLLTALDGGSPPRSGTAQIRVLVLDINDNPPVFSRATYKAQVPENSPRDYLVVGVSATDLDEGTNGEISYSFSQQTMESSKALQINAVSGEIRLLEELDFETRETYELYIQATDGGGLSAHCKVLVEVVDVNDNAPEVTLTSLISPIPEDAPPETVVALLSVRDRDSGDNGRAACSIEDALPFSLKATFRDSYALVTERALDRESVSEYNITIVARDQGAPSLSAEQRIRVRVSDINDNAPVFSQAAYTMHVRENTAPGTAIGTVRAADADAEHNARVTYSLVPAGAGAGALPVLAYVAVNSADGSVYALRSLDYEQTRQLEVGVRATDAGSPALSSEAVVRVVVLDENDNAPFVLHPLQNSTAAWSELVPRSAEPGYLVTKVVAVDADAGQNAWLSYQLLRATEPGLFAVALHSGEVRTSRPLTERDTVKHRLIVLVRDSGESPLSSSATLNILLVDGFSDAYLQSADAAAAAAEGADTGALTMYLTVSLCLVSFLFLLSVVTFVLVKVCRRRGGGEQYTSAPGTLYGDGNLPRDWVDVSGTGTLSRSYRYEVCLSTGSGSSDFRFLRPLVPCPPQQGGCVVTGSGKERDLLTDSHAPADLEGADQVRAEWALPPLFSMKRSSSVSTGESSCVIVFLSLLCFVYGAVVTDSFKRDCIDYINHGQPTDEIRNGDR; via the coding sequence ATGGCGGACACCGGGAGCAGAACAAAGCGGAGCAGGCAAGCCGCGTCTCTCCTTCTGCTCCTGTGCGTGGGGGCGATCGGCTCGGAGACGGTGCGGTACTCGGTGCCGGAGGAAATGGAGAGCGGGTCCTTCGTGGCTAATGTGGCAAaggatgtggggctggagcccaggagccTGTCTGCTCGCAGGGCCCGCCTGGTGTCGGACGCCGCGAGCCGGCATTTCCAGCTGAATGGCAAGACTGGGGACTTGCTTATCAAAGAGAAACTGGACCGAGAGGAACTGTGCGGGCAGACGGAGCCCTGTCTTGTTCGCTTTGAGCTAGTCCTGGAGAATCCCTTGCAATCATACCGGGCCGAGGTGCGCGTTACCGACATAAACGATCATTCCCCAATTTTTAAAAGAGAAGAACTCGTCTTCAGAATCTCTGAAACGGCCTTTGCTGGGTCCCGGTTTCCCCTGGAGAGGGCTCAGGATTTAGACGTGGGAAACAACAGCCTCCAAAGCTACAGCCTTAGCTCCAGTGGGCATTTCCATATACATATGGAGGAACAGAGCGACGGCACGAGACATGCGGAGCTAGTGCTGGACCAAGCCCTGGACCGAGAGCAACAGCCAGAGCTTAGTTTGCTACTCACTGCCCTGGACGGCGGCTCCCCGCCGAGGTCCGGCACTGCCCAAATCCGCGTCCTCGTCCTCGATATCAACGACAACCCTCCCGTTTTCTCCCGGGCCACTTACAAAGCCCAGGTCCCGGAAAACAGCCCCAGAGATTACCTGGTTGTTGGTGTTTCTGCCaccgacttggacgagggaacgAACGGGGAGATCTCCTACTCCTTCAGCCAGCAAACCATGGAAAGCAGCAAAGCGTTGCAGATCAACGCAGTCTCGGGGGAAATTCGGCTTCTGGAAGAACTGGATTTCGAAACGAGGGAGACCTACGAGCTGTACATCCAGGCCACGGACGGCGGGGGGCTGTCGGCGCACTGCAAAGTCCTGGTGGAGGTGGTGGACGTGAACGACAACGCGCCAGAGGTGACCCTGACATCCCTCATCAGCCCCATCCCCGAGGACGCGCCCCCCGAGACGGTGGTGGCCCTGCTCAGCGTCAGGGACCGCGACTCCGGGGACAACGGGAGGGCAGCCTGCTCCATAGAGGACGCGCTGCCCTTCTCCCTGAAGGCGACGTTCCGGGACTCGTACGCGCTGGTCACGGAGCGGGCGCTGGACCGCGAGAGCGTGTCGGAGTACAACATCACGATCGTGGCGCGGGACCAGGGCGCCCCCAGCCTGTCCGCCGAGCAGAGGATCAGGGTGAGAGTGTCCGACATCAACGACAACGCGCCCGTGTTCAGCCAGGCGGCCTACACCATGCACGTGCGGGAGAACACGGCGCCCGGCACGGCCATCGGCACAGTGCGCGCCGCCGACGCGGACGCGGAGCACAACGCCCGAGTGACCTACTCGCTCGTGCCCGCCGGCGCCGGCGCCGGGGCCCTGCCCGTGCTCGCCTACGTGGCGGTGAACTCGGCCGACGGCAGCGTGTACGCGCTGCGCTCCCTGGACTACGAGCAGAcgaggcagctggaggtgggcgTGAGAGCGACGGACGCCGGGTCCCCGGCGCTCAGCTCCGAGGCCGTGGTGCGCGTCGTGGTGCTGGACGAGAACGACAACGCGCCCTTCGTGCTGCACCCGCTGCAGAACAGCACGGCGGCGTGGAGCGAGCTGGTGCCGCGCTCGGCCGAGCCGGGCTACCTGGTGACCAAGGTGGTGGCGGTGGACGCGGACGCGGGGCAGAACGCCTGGCTGTCCTACCAGCTGCTCCGCGCCACGGAGCCGGGGCTCTTCGCCGTGGCGCTGCACAGCGGCGAAGTCAGGACGAGCCGGCCGCTGACGGAGCGCGACACGGTGAAGCACAGGCTCATTGTGCTCGTCAGGGACAGCGGGGAGTCGCCCCTGTCCTCCTCCGCCACCCTCAACATCCTGCTCGTGGACGGCTTTTCCGACGCCTACCTGCAGTCCGCtgatgccgccgccgccgccgccgaagGGGCCGACACAGGCGCTTTAACCATGTACCTAACCGTCTCCCTGTGCCTCGtgtccttcctcttcctgctctccgTCGTGACATTTGTCCTGGTCAAGGTGTGCCGGAGGAGAGGGGGCGGGGAGCAGTACACCAGTGCTCCCGGCACGTTGTATGGCGACGGCAACTTGCCGAGAGACTGGGTGGATGTGTCGGGGACCGGCACCCTGTCCAGGAGTTACCGGTACGAAGTGTGCTTGAGCACGGGGTCGGGGAGCAGCGACTTCCGGTTTCTGAGGCCCCTCGTGCCCTGCCCTCCGCAGCAGGGGGGCTGCGTCGTGACGGGCTCCGGGAAGGAGCGGGATCTTCTCACCGACTCTCATGCGCCCGCCGACTTGGAAGGCGCCGATCAGGTAAGGGCTGAGTGGGCTCTTCCCCCTTTATTCTCTATGAAGAGGTCCTCATCTGTTTCGACTGGCGAATCTTCATGTGTTATCGTTTTTCTAAGTCTACTTTGTTTCGTTTATGGTGCAGTAGTTACTGATTCTTTCAAACGGGACTGTATTGATTACATTAACCATGGGCAACCAACAGATGAGATACGTAACGGAGACCGTTAA
- the LOC132252469 gene encoding protocadherin beta-16-like translates to MADTGSRTKRSRQAASLLLLLCVGAIGSETVRYSVPEEMESGSFVANVAKDVGLEPRSLSARRARLVSDAASRHFQLNGKTGDLLIKEKLDREELCGQTEPCLVRFELILENPLQSYRAEVRVSDINDHFPVFSRPEFVFKIPETTPAGSRFPLERAQDLDVGNNSLHSYSLSSNGHFHVHTEEQSDGTRHAELVLDQALDREQQPELSLLLIALDGGSPPRSGTAQIRVIVLDINDNLPVFSRATYKAQVLENSPRDYLVVGVSATDLDEGTNGEISYSFSQQSIENSKTFNINAVSGEIRLLEELDFETRETYELYIQATDGGGLSAHCKVLVEVVDVNDNAPEVTLTSLISPIPEDAPPETVVALLSVRDRDSGDNGRAACSIEDALPFSLKATFRDSYALVTERALDRESVSEYNITIVARDQGAPSLSAEQRIRVRVSDINDNAPVFSQAAYTMHVRENTAPGTAIGTVRAADADAEHNARVTYSLVPAGAGAGALPVLAYVAVNSADGSVYALRSLDYEQTRQLEVGVRATDAGSPALSSEAVVRVVVLDENDNAPFVLHPLQNSTAAWSELVPRSAEPGYLVTKVVAVDADAGQNAWLSYQLLRATEPGLFAVALHSGEVRTSRPLTERDTVKHRLIVLVRDSGESPLSSSATLNILLVDGFSDAYLQSADAAAAAAEGADTGALTMYLTVSLCLVSFLFLLSVVTFVLVKVCRRRGGGEQYTSAPGTLYGDGNLPRDWVDVSGTGTLSRSYRYEVCLSTGSGSSDFRFLRPLVPCPPQQGGCVVTGSGKERDLLTDSHAPADLEGADQVRAEWALPPLFSMKRSSSVSTGESSCVIVFLSLLCFVYGAVVTDSFKRDCIDYINHGQPTDEIRNGDR, encoded by the coding sequence ATGGCGGACACCGGGAGCAGAACAAAGCGGAGCAGGCAAGCCGCGTCTCTCCTTCTGCTCCTGTGCGTGGGGGCGATCGGCTCGGAGACGGTGCGGTACTCGGTGCCGGAGGAAATGGAGAGCGGGTCCTTCGTGGCTAATGTGGCAAaggatgtggggctggagcccaggagccTGTCTGCTCGCAGGGCCCGCCTGGTGTCGGACGCCGCGAGCCGGCATTTCCAGCTGAATGGCAAGACTGGGGACTTGCTTATCAAAGAGAAACTGGACCGAGAGGAACTGTGCGGGCAGACGGAGCCCTGTCTTGTTCGCTTTGAGCTAATACTGGAGAATCCCTTGCAATCATACCGGGCCGAGGTGCGGGTTTCTGACATAAACGATCATTTTCCGGTCTTTTCGCGACCAGAATTCGTCTTCAAAATTCCCGAAACGACCCCTGCTGGGTCACGATTTCCACTGGAAAGGGCTCAAGATTTGGATGTGGGAAACAACAGCCTTCACAGCTACAGCCTTAGCTCCAATGGGCATTTCCATGTACATACGGAGGAACAGAGCGACGGCACGAGGCATGCGGAGCTAGTGCTGGACCAAGCCCTGGACCGAGAGCAACAGCCAGAGCTTAGTTTGCTACTCATTGCCCTGGACGGCGGCTCCCCGCCGAGGTCCGGCACTGCCCAAATCCGCGTCATTGTCCTCGATATCAATGACAACCTGCCCGTTTTCTCCCGGGCCACTTACAAAGCTCAGGTTCTGGAAAACAGCCCCAGAGATTACCTGGTTGTTGGTGTTTCTGCCaccgacttggacgagggaaccAACGGGGAAATCTCCTACTCCTTCAGCCAGCAAAGCATAGAAAACAGCAAAACGTTCAATATCAACGCAGTCTCGGGGGAAATTCGGCTTCTGGAAGAACTGGATTTCGAAACGAGGGAGACCTACGAGCTGTACATCCAGGCCACGGACGGCGGGGGGCTGTCGGCGCACTGCAAAGTCCTGGTGGAGGTGGTGGATGTGAACGACAACGCGCCAGAGGTGACCCTGACATCCCTCATCAGCCCCATCCCCGAGGACGCGCCCCCCGAGACGGTGGTGGCCCTGCTCAGCGTCAGGGACCGCGACTCCGGGGACAACGGGAGGGCAGCCTGCTCCATAGAGGACGCGCTGCCCTTCTCCCTGAAGGCGACGTTCCGGGACTCGTACGCGCTGGTCACGGAGCGGGCGCTGGACCGCGAGAGCGTGTCGGAGTACAACATCACGATCGTGGCGCGGGACCAGGGCGCCCCCAGCCTGTCCGCCGAGCAGAGGATCAGGGTGAGAGTGTCCGACATCAACGACAACGCGCCCGTGTTCAGCCAGGCGGCCTACACCATGCACGTGCGGGAGAACACGGCGCCCGGCACGGCCATCGGCACAGTGCGCGCCGCCGACGCGGACGCGGAGCACAACGCCCGAGTGACCTACTCGCTCGTGCCCGCCGGCGCCGGCGCCGGGGCCCTGCCCGTGCTCGCCTACGTGGCGGTGAACTCGGCCGACGGCAGCGTGTACGCGCTGCGCTCCCTGGACTACGAGCAGAcgaggcagctggaggtgggcgTGAGAGCGACGGACGCCGGGTCCCCGGCGCTCAGCTCCGAGGCCGTGGTGCGCGTCGTGGTGCTGGACGAGAACGACAACGCGCCCTTCGTGCTGCACCCGCTGCAGAACAGCACGGCGGCGTGGAGCGAGCTGGTGCCGCGCTCGGCCGAGCCGGGCTACCTGGTGACCAAGGTGGTGGCGGTGGACGCGGACGCGGGGCAGAACGCCTGGCTGTCCTACCAGCTGCTCCGCGCCACGGAGCCGGGGCTCTTCGCCGTGGCGCTGCACAGCGGCGAAGTCAGGACGAGCCGGCCGCTGACGGAGCGCGACACGGTGAAGCACAGGCTCATTGTGCTCGTCAGGGACAGCGGGGAGTCGCCCCTGTCCTCCTCCGCCACCCTCAACATCCTGCTCGTGGACGGCTTTTCCGACGCCTACCTGCAGTCCGCtgatgccgccgccgccgccgccgaagGGGCCGACACAGGCGCTTTAACCATGTACCTAACCGTCTCCCTGTGCCTCGtgtccttcctcttcctgctctccgTCGTGACATTTGTCCTGGTCAAGGTGTGCCGGAGGAGAGGGGGCGGGGAGCAGTACACCAGTGCTCCCGGCACGTTGTATGGCGACGGCAACTTGCCGAGAGACTGGGTGGATGTGTCGGGGACCGGCACCCTGTCCAGGAGTTACCGGTACGAAGTGTGCTTGAGCACGGGGTCGGGGAGCAGCGACTTCCGGTTTCTGAGGCCCCTCGTGCCCTGCCCTCCGCAGCAGGGGGGCTGCGTCGTGACGGGCTCCGGGAAGGAGCGGGATCTTCTCACCGACTCTCATGCGCCCGCCGACTTGGAAGGCGCCGATCAGGTAAGGGCTGAGTGGGCTCTTCCCCCTTTATTCTCTATGAAGAGGTCCTCATCTGTTTCGACTGGCGAATCTTCATGTGTTATCGTTTTTCTAAGTCTACTTTGTTTCGTTTATGGTGCAGTAGTTACTGATTCTTTCAAACGGGACTGTATTGATTACATTAACCATGGGCAACCAACAGATGAGATACGTAACGGAGACCGTTAA